One Pseudalkalibacillus hwajinpoensis genomic window carries:
- a CDS encoding RelA/SpoT domain-containing protein: MEFEQYSTETRLNNLEEWMTKGKTEWEDLQKIYYHYIGIESDLYNAGHYLSEKLKKSPSSHIVHYRTKNPIHLIDKVVRKRAEKEIDINQDNYLQEITDLIGIRVIHLYKEDWLEIHKYISEIWTPYETATAIIREGDKYDQYKEHGCEIKVSSAGYRSVHYLLETKPFNQIFIAEVQIRTIFEEAWSEVDHDIRYPLHTDNDLINGYLVNFNRIAGSADELSSFLKQLKGHIEEEAKKHKLELESKNQEIEKLKKEIEKLSIDTEDKNKLTDMIEEIGEKLSSTLWNNNIDLSQYDFSNKVKLPDFDLFSDQERLIAIQAKNISNSVDDTYKPPEEH; the protein is encoded by the coding sequence ATGGAGTTTGAACAGTATAGTACGGAAACTAGACTTAATAATTTGGAAGAGTGGATGACTAAAGGAAAAACAGAATGGGAAGACCTCCAAAAAATATATTACCATTACATAGGAATTGAATCGGACTTATATAATGCTGGTCACTACTTAAGTGAAAAACTAAAAAAATCTCCTTCATCCCACATTGTACATTACAGAACTAAAAACCCAATACACCTTATTGATAAGGTTGTACGCAAAAGAGCAGAGAAGGAAATTGATATAAACCAGGATAACTATTTACAAGAAATTACTGATTTAATTGGAATTCGAGTTATTCATCTTTATAAAGAGGATTGGTTAGAAATTCACAAGTACATAAGCGAGATTTGGACTCCATATGAAACTGCTACTGCTATAATCAGAGAAGGAGATAAATACGATCAATACAAAGAGCATGGCTGTGAAATTAAGGTCAGTAGTGCAGGTTATCGATCAGTTCACTACTTATTAGAAACGAAGCCCTTTAATCAAATCTTTATAGCGGAAGTACAGATTAGAACGATCTTTGAAGAAGCATGGAGTGAGGTAGATCATGATATACGCTATCCGCTTCACACTGACAATGATTTAATAAACGGTTACTTAGTCAATTTTAATCGTATTGCTGGAAGCGCAGACGAATTAAGTAGTTTTTTAAAGCAGTTAAAAGGCCATATTGAAGAAGAAGCTAAAAAACATAAATTAGAACTTGAATCAAAGAATCAAGAAATAGAAAAGCTTAAAAAAGAAATAGAAAAACTGAGTATAGATACTGAAGATAAAAATAAATTAACGGATATGATAGAGGAAATAGGTGAAAAACTATCTTCCACTTTGTGGAATAATAATATTGATCTAAGTCAGTATGATTTTTCTAACAAGGTTAAACTACCAGATTTTGATTTATTTTCAGATCAAGAGAGATTAATTGCTATTCAAGCTAAAAACATTTCCAATAGTGTTGATGACACCTATAAACCACCAGAAGAACATTAA
- a CDS encoding DUF4258 domain-containing protein, whose amino-acid sequence MNQEQMKKKLKLIKKVLMSGNGYIRLGSHTKERLFKRGYTKGDLVCGIMTGSITRVQTGFNHALGRTALTYTIEGQDRSHNPVVVILSEEGSHGFLIVTVMPPIDHSRFHDCIG is encoded by the coding sequence TTGAATCAAGAACAAATGAAGAAGAAACTAAAATTAATTAAGAAGGTTTTAATGAGTGGAAATGGGTACATTCGGTTAGGATCACATACGAAAGAAAGGCTCTTTAAAAGAGGTTATACAAAAGGAGATTTGGTATGTGGCATCATGACAGGAAGCATTACGAGAGTACAGACTGGTTTCAATCATGCGTTAGGAAGAACAGCTCTTACTTATACCATCGAAGGTCAAGATAGGAGTCATAACCCAGTAGTCGTTATTCTTTCTGAAGAGGGGTCTCACGGATTCTTGATTGTAACTGTCATGCCACCGATTGATCATTCGCGATTTCATGACTGTATTGGTTAA
- the dnaN gene encoding DNA polymerase III subunit beta, with protein MKFEINRDLIVEGLNKVCKVVSAKASLPILQGVLFEVDVDEIRLTGSDADETIVHSIPVDGQSVSVIDTGKTVIPRQLLDILKRSRKQITFSLEGFQTTITSGKSEFELNCLDPEEYPKFPEMDEKQPHLVLSGERFSSFVKKTAFATSKVETRPVLTGVSINIKSDCIELVSTDSHRLGKLSYQKESKKEFNIVVPAKALENCIKIFDSKLDVELIADEQMILLKNGQTKFLSRLLDGNYPDTSRLIPQGYKADMRIARKEFLDSIEHVKEIANVADNGKGGVVKLHVNGVAALSSHQAQTGKGRVETIYNQLEGEDEFTINFSAKFLIEALRAFDCDEVSFLFQGDMKPFLLKPTEKSDVDEVQLILPVRTY; from the coding sequence ATGAAATTTGAAATTAACCGTGATCTGATTGTAGAAGGACTTAATAAGGTGTGTAAAGTTGTCTCAGCTAAAGCTTCTCTCCCTATTTTACAAGGGGTTCTATTCGAAGTAGATGTTGATGAAATCCGTTTAACTGGTTCTGATGCAGACGAAACGATTGTTCACTCTATTCCTGTGGACGGTCAATCTGTTTCAGTAATTGATACTGGTAAAACGGTAATTCCTAGACAACTTTTAGATATTCTAAAACGTTCTCGAAAACAGATTACTTTCTCATTAGAAGGATTCCAAACAACGATTACTTCAGGTAAAAGCGAATTTGAGCTTAATTGTCTTGATCCTGAAGAGTATCCAAAGTTTCCAGAAATGGATGAAAAACAACCTCACCTTGTGTTGTCGGGTGAGCGATTTTCAAGCTTTGTAAAAAAGACAGCTTTTGCGACTAGTAAAGTCGAAACTAGACCTGTTCTTACTGGTGTCTCAATCAATATTAAATCTGATTGTATTGAGTTAGTCAGTACGGACAGCCATAGGCTAGGAAAATTATCGTATCAGAAAGAAAGCAAGAAGGAATTTAATATAGTTGTTCCGGCTAAAGCGCTAGAAAATTGCATTAAAATTTTCGATTCTAAACTGGATGTAGAGCTTATTGCTGATGAACAAATGATACTACTTAAGAATGGCCAGACCAAGTTTCTTTCGCGCTTACTTGATGGGAATTATCCGGATACGAGTAGATTGATTCCCCAGGGTTACAAAGCGGATATGAGAATCGCTAGAAAAGAGTTTTTAGACTCAATTGAGCATGTGAAAGAAATTGCGAATGTGGCTGATAACGGTAAAGGTGGGGTTGTTAAGCTTCACGTTAACGGTGTCGCCGCTCTTTCTTCACACCAAGCTCAAACGGGTAAGGGACGTGTGGAAACGATTTATAACCAGCTTGAAGGTGAGGATGAGTTCACGATAAACTTCTCAGCAAAGTTTCTAATTGAAGCATTGCGAGCTTTTGATTGTGATGAAGTCTCTTTCCTTTTTCAAGGAGATATGAAACCGTTTCTGTTGAAACCAACCGAAAAATCAGATGTAGATGAAGTTCAACTCATTCTGCCAGTAAGAACTTACTAA
- a CDS encoding helix-turn-helix transcriptional regulator translates to MIDKFEEIKIVESDVERLIILRKRLGKSQYQFSKDIGVSSSYLGQIENYKYPFTLNLKQKINKFLRQERAVDERDLFSSFK, encoded by the coding sequence ATGATTGATAAATTTGAAGAAATTAAAATAGTAGAAAGCGATGTAGAACGACTAATAATATTAAGAAAACGCTTGGGGAAAAGCCAATATCAATTTTCTAAAGATATAGGGGTTTCCTCAAGTTACTTAGGACAAATTGAAAACTATAAATATCCTTTCACACTAAATTTGAAACAAAAAATCAATAAATTTTTGAGACAGGAGAGGGCGGTTGATGAACGAGATTTATTTAGCAGCTTCAAATAG
- a CDS encoding DUF3854 domain-containing protein, translating into MLQDMRRTRINGWFEYYRIACPICGHTGGCMQHKDGKAIACIRIQSDRYFSKNSSLPSYLHILDSEQQRNRIKDSQVAPQGLQKKEDTILQTVYSTMLECLELTDAHYTHLTSKDRQLSDEQIRIRDYRSFPEQPWNTVKEMQELLGVQGFEGVPGFYLAKGKFGQYWSISGVDGILIPYRNVRNEIVGFQYRLDSPPNDVKVQQIRDGLSARVIKQPNLVQVTYKGEIVLEKEFTMKETEKVKLGDDVIGWVTLKKGNRYYWLSSANKPQGTGSGNPAPVHISVPTKKLSSWESGKTLKAKTVWLSEGPLKTDIAADCIEKLFDPEEIDVVGDTFIALPGVNSWRVCLPVLEQMEVEEINLCFDSDVVSNPFVRKQLMEAAKELHSRGYRMNMVIWNAKDGSGIDNLFLRSKLPQLKRLM; encoded by the coding sequence ATGTTACAGGATATGCGTAGAACGAGAATTAATGGATGGTTTGAGTATTATCGAATTGCATGTCCTATATGTGGTCATACAGGTGGTTGTATGCAACATAAGGACGGAAAAGCTATTGCATGTATTCGTATCCAGAGCGATCGTTACTTCAGCAAAAATTCAAGCCTTCCTTCCTATCTTCACATCTTAGATAGCGAACAACAAAGGAATAGAATTAAAGATTCTCAGGTAGCGCCACAAGGATTGCAGAAGAAAGAGGATACCATATTACAAACTGTCTATTCAACAATGTTAGAATGCTTAGAGTTAACTGATGCTCATTATACTCATTTAACTTCAAAAGACAGGCAGCTAAGTGATGAACAAATTAGAATAAGAGATTATCGCTCTTTTCCAGAACAGCCCTGGAATACCGTTAAAGAAATGCAGGAATTGCTTGGTGTTCAGGGTTTTGAAGGAGTACCAGGATTTTATTTAGCGAAAGGAAAGTTTGGACAATATTGGTCTATAAGTGGTGTAGACGGGATCTTAATCCCTTACAGAAACGTTAGAAACGAAATTGTTGGGTTCCAATATAGACTGGATTCACCTCCTAATGATGTGAAGGTACAGCAAATTCGCGATGGACTTTCTGCTAGGGTCATTAAACAACCCAATCTAGTGCAGGTTACTTACAAAGGAGAAATTGTACTAGAAAAAGAATTTACAATGAAAGAAACTGAAAAAGTAAAATTAGGAGATGATGTGATCGGGTGGGTTACATTAAAGAAGGGTAACCGCTATTATTGGTTAAGCTCAGCTAATAAACCTCAAGGTACCGGTTCTGGAAATCCCGCTCCCGTTCATATCTCAGTTCCAACCAAAAAACTGAGTTCTTGGGAAAGCGGAAAAACGTTAAAAGCTAAAACGGTTTGGCTATCCGAAGGTCCACTGAAAACGGACATTGCAGCGGATTGTATAGAGAAGCTGTTTGATCCCGAAGAAATAGATGTAGTAGGTGATACATTTATTGCTTTACCAGGTGTTAATTCTTGGAGAGTTTGTCTACCCGTTCTAGAACAGATGGAAGTGGAAGAAATAAACTTATGCTTTGATTCAGACGTTGTTAGCAACCCTTTCGTCCGTAAACAACTTATGGAAGCTGCGAAAGAACTTCACAGCCGAGGCTATAGAATGAACATGGTAATCTGGAATGCTAAGGACGGTAGTGGAATAGATAATTTATTCTTGAGATCAAAGCTTCCCCAGCTAAAAAGACTAATGTGA
- a CDS encoding Rad52/Rad22 family DNA repair protein, whose product MEANVIKERLAAPFPAEDIEWRVSRTFIQDKVPKAIVVAYLQNRAIMNRLDDVVGPENWENEFKPLLNGVICGIRIHYSDTKSRIKWDGADITNIEPTKGGVSSAMKRAAVEWGIGRYIYDLSEEFVEIKKNKPTPDAIYVFQKAKGNTPQIKGYFAPPRLPKWALPEVDVKGQDDKQSASNQTTNVPEDRSNQDVSNNQLRQMINYLNQMEPQLDLNSQPDFMVRIFNKANPNHQIRLPQEIRKAAFSEMKNYYDALRPVYDLIQIGLEHHCDKETVLNYVNQLGHRDHYSGIFHLFFNINKNDVGTVLNKIKADYQSGQTA is encoded by the coding sequence ATGGAAGCAAACGTGATCAAAGAAAGGTTAGCTGCTCCTTTTCCTGCTGAGGACATTGAATGGCGTGTCTCTAGGACTTTTATTCAAGATAAGGTACCTAAAGCGATTGTAGTTGCCTATTTGCAAAACAGGGCTATTATGAACCGCCTGGACGATGTTGTTGGACCGGAAAATTGGGAGAATGAATTTAAACCACTTCTTAATGGAGTAATTTGTGGCATACGAATTCATTATTCAGATACAAAATCTCGTATCAAATGGGATGGTGCTGATATAACCAATATCGAACCAACTAAGGGCGGCGTTTCAAGTGCAATGAAACGAGCTGCAGTGGAGTGGGGAATTGGTCGATATATTTACGATCTTTCCGAAGAGTTTGTTGAAATAAAAAAGAACAAGCCTACTCCAGATGCGATTTATGTTTTTCAAAAGGCGAAGGGAAATACTCCTCAAATTAAAGGTTATTTCGCTCCTCCACGTCTTCCAAAATGGGCATTGCCTGAAGTAGACGTTAAGGGACAAGATGATAAGCAATCAGCATCAAATCAAACTACGAATGTACCAGAGGACAGGAGTAACCAGGACGTAAGCAATAATCAATTGAGACAGATGATCAATTACCTCAATCAGATGGAGCCACAACTTGACTTGAACAGTCAACCTGATTTTATGGTGCGGATCTTCAACAAGGCTAATCCTAATCATCAAATTAGATTACCTCAAGAGATTCGAAAGGCTGCCTTTAGTGAAATGAAAAACTATTATGATGCTTTGAGGCCGGTTTATGATTTGATTCAAATTGGTCTGGAACACCATTGTGATAAAGAAACAGTCCTTAACTATGTCAATCAATTAGGACACAGAGATCATTATAGCGGCATCTTCCACCTCTTTTTTAATATTAATAAAAACGATGTGGGGACCGTATTAAACAAAATAAAAGCAGACTACCAATCCGGACAGACTGCTTAA